The Brassica oleracea var. oleracea cultivar TO1000 chromosome C6, BOL, whole genome shotgun sequence genome includes a region encoding these proteins:
- the LOC106300256 gene encoding putative receptor-like protein kinase At3g46340 isoform X3, whose amino-acid sequence MESPRGILLVALIATFAVIHFSQAEDQEGFISLDCGLPPSEASPYIEPDTGLWFSSDSDFIQSGKIGRIDASLPKTLKSYVTLRYFPEGIRNCYNLSVKQGTNYLMRVTALYGNYDGLNITPKFDLYVGPNFWVMIDLEKRISGQTEEIIYIPRSNSLDLCLVKTGPTTPIISSLELRPLANNLYITESGALKGFKRYYLTSSDTILSYPNDVSDRIWEPKFDPEWKHISTTLEANNSNGFAVPQNVLKTAVVPANATARFNITEELDFPGDEIYLYIHFSEVQSLQMNESREFDIFWNDQQFDKTISPEYLKLIRTTNSTLPPLLNAIELYAVVKFHQLETNENDVVAIRKIKERYGLNRITWQGDPCVPQKFLWDNLNCSSTDTSRPPRITYLNLTSSGLKGFIAAAIQNLTHLEKLDLSNNNLTGEIPGFLADMKSLMLINLSKNNLIGFIPQALLERESEGLTLFVDGENRCLSGSCVTEKKFPVKTAAFVSSATALVIMVILVLIFVFKKKKSPNSEALPPSSIKPSANVASTNISEISIDMKRKKFTYSEVMEMTNNLERPLGEGGFGIVYHGVINGSQQVAVKLLSQSSRQGHKEFKAEVELLLRVHHINLVSLVGCCDERDHLALIYEYMSNGDLKHHLSGKQGSSVLKWSTRLQIAIDAALGLEYLHNGCRPSMVHRDVKSTNILLDEKFSAKLADFGLSRSFQFGDEYHVSTDVAGTPGYLDPEYYRTGRLAEMSDVYSFGILLLEIITNQRVLDQTREKSHIGEWTAFMLNRGDITGIMDLNLHGDYSSHSAWRALELAMLCANPSSEKRPNMSQVAFELKECLTSEISMKSKDQDMDSQSSPEVSMSCDTKGLPSAR is encoded by the exons ATGGAGAGTCCTCGTGGGATTTTGTTGGTCGCACTTATTGCAACTTTCGCTGTTATTCACTTTTCTCAAGCTGAAGATCAAGAAG GGTTCATCAGTTTGGATTGCGGTTTACCCCCGAGTGAAGCGTCACCATATATAGAGCCAGATACTGGACTATGGTTCTCATCGGACTCGGACTTCATCCAAAGTGGAAAGATTGGGAGGATCGATGCAAGTCTACCCAAGACTCTAAAGTCATACGTGACCCTTAGGTACTTTCCAGAAGGGATACGCAACTGTTATAATCTTAGTGTGAAGCAAGGGACCAATTATCTGATGAGAGTTACAGCTCTATATGGAAATTATGACGGTCTTAATATTACTCCTAAGTTTGACTTATACGTTGGTCCTAACTTTTGGGTAATGATAGACCTAGAGAAAAGGATAAGCGGTCAAACCGAGGAGATCATTTACATCCCAAGATCAAACTCCTTGGATTTGTGTCTTGTTAAGACAGGCCCGACCACGCCAATAATTTCATCCTTGGAACTAAGGCCGCTAGCAAATAATCTTTATATCACTGAATCTGGCGCACTGAAGGGTTTCAAGCGATACTATCTTACCAGTTCAGATACCATTCTGTC GTACCCAAATGACGTCAGCGACAGAATATGGGAACCAAAATTTGATCCAGAGTGGAAGCATATTTCCACCACTCTGGAAGCAAACAACTCCAATGGTTTTGCTGTACCACAGAATGTACTCAAGACCGCGGTTGTACCTGCCAATGCTACTGCACGGTTTAATATTACCGAGGAGCTTGATTTCCCTGGCGACGAAATTTACTTGTACATCCATTTCTCTGAGGTCCAATCATTACAGATGAATGAATCTAGAGAGTTTGATATTTTTTGGAATGACCAACAGTTTGACAAAACGATAAGCCCTGAATATTTGAAG CTGATAAGAACTACAAACTCTACTCTCCCACCTCTTCTCAATGCCATCGAACTTTATGCCGTCGTCAAATTTCACCAACTGGAAACAAATGAAAATGATG TTGTTGCTATCCGAAAAATCAAAGAAAGATATGGATTGAATAGAATCACATGGCAAGGAGATCCATGCGTCCCCCAGAAGTTTTTATGGGACAATCTAAATTGCAGCAGCACAGATACATCTAGACCACCAAGAATCACTTATTT GAATTTGACTTCCAGCGGGTTGAAAGGATTCATAGCAGCTGCAATTCAAAATCTTACCCATCTTGAAAAGTT GGACTTGTCAAATAACAATCTCACTGGAGAAATTCCTGGATTTCTGGCTGATATGAAGTCTTTAATGCTCAT AAACTTGAGCAAGAACAATCTGATTGGTTTCATCCCACAAGCCCTTCTTGAAAGAGAAAGTGAAGGGCTAACGTTATT TGTTGATGGAGAGAATCGTTGTTTATCTGGCTCATGTGTCACAGAGAAGAAATTTCCAGTAAAAACTGCTGCATTTGTTTCTTCGGCTACTGCCTTGGTTATTATGGTGATTCTTGTTCTCATTTTTGTGTTTAAGAAGAAAAAATCACCAAATTCAGAAG CTCTACCACCATCATCAATTAAGCCGAGTGCGAACGTTGCATCTACTAATATATCCGAAATATCAATCGATATGAAAAGAAAAAAATTTACTTACTCAGAGGTGATGGAAATGACAAACAACTTGGAAAGACCACTTGGTGAAGGAGGGTTTGGCATTGTTTATCATGGTGTCATAAATGGCTCACAACAGGTAGCCGTCAAACTACTTTCCCAATCATCAAGACAAGGCCATAAAGAGTTCAAGGCAGAG GTCGAACTTTTGTTGAGAGTTCACCACATCAACTTAGTAAGCCTTGTCGGATGTTGCGACGAACGAGATCATTTGGCTCTCATATATGAATACATGTCCAACGGAGACCTAAAACATCATTTGTCAG GAAAACAAGGCAGCTCTGTTCTGAAGTGGAGTACTCGACTACAAATAGCCATCGATGCTGCACTAG GACTAGAGTACTTACATAATGGATGTCGGCCATCGATGGTGCATAGAGATGTCAAAAGTACAAATATATTGTTGGATGAGAAATTCTCTGCCAAACTTGCGGATTTTGGACTTTCCAGATCTTTCCAATTCGGAGATGAGTATCATGTTTCGACTGATGTTGCTGGTACCCCTGGATATCTTGATCCCGA ATATTACAGAACAGGTCGATTGGCGGAAATGAGTGATGTTTATAGTTTTGGAATTTTATTATTGGAGATAATCACAAACCAACGCGTGCTTGACCAAACTCGTGAAAAGTCACACATAGGAGAATGGACAGCATTTATGCTTAATAGAGGAGATATTACTGGAATCATGGATCTTAACCTTCATGGTGATTACAGCTCTCATTCTGCCTGGAGAGCTCTTGAGTTGGCTATGTTGTGTGCAAACCCTTCTTCAGAAAAACGACCAAACATGTCCCAAGTTGCTTTCGAGTTAAAAGAGTGTCTTACTTCTGAAATCTCGATGAAAAGTAAAGATCAAGACATGGACTCTCAAAGTTCCCCTGAAGTAAGCATGAGCTGTGACACCAAGGGTTTGCCTAGTGCAAGGTAG
- the LOC106300256 gene encoding putative receptor-like protein kinase At3g46340 isoform X4, producing the protein MTNNLERPLGEGGFGIVYHGVINGSQQVAVKVELLLRVHHINLVSLVGCCDERDHLALIYEYMSNGDLKHHLSGKQGSSVLKWSTRLQIAIDAALGLEYLHNGCRPSMVHRDVKSTNILLDEKFSAKLADFGLSRSFQFGDEYHVSTDVAGTPGYLDPETGRLAEMSDVYSFGILLLEIITNQRVLDQTREKSHIGEWTAFMLNRGDITGIMDLNLHGDYSSHSAWRALELAMLCANPSSEKRPNMSQVAFELKECLTSEISMKSKDQDMDSQSSPEVSMSCDTKGLPSAR; encoded by the exons ATGACAAACAACTTGGAAAGACCACTTGGTGAAGGAGGGTTTGGCATTGTTTATCATGGTGTCATAAATGGCTCACAACAGGTAGCCGTCA AGGTCGAACTTTTGTTGAGAGTTCACCACATCAACTTAGTAAGCCTTGTCGGATGTTGCGACGAACGAGATCATTTGGCTCTCATATATGAATACATGTCCAACGGAGACCTAAAACATCATTTGTCAG GAAAACAAGGCAGCTCTGTTCTGAAGTGGAGTACTCGACTACAAATAGCCATCGATGCTGCACTAG GACTAGAGTACTTACATAATGGATGTCGGCCATCGATGGTGCATAGAGATGTCAAAAGTACAAATATATTGTTGGATGAGAAATTCTCTGCCAAACTTGCGGATTTTGGACTTTCCAGATCTTTCCAATTCGGAGATGAGTATCATGTTTCGACTGATGTTGCTGGTACCCCTGGATATCTTGATCCCGA AACAGGTCGATTGGCGGAAATGAGTGATGTTTATAGTTTTGGAATTTTATTATTGGAGATAATCACAAACCAACGCGTGCTTGACCAAACTCGTGAAAAGTCACACATAGGAGAATGGACAGCATTTATGCTTAATAGAGGAGATATTACTGGAATCATGGATCTTAACCTTCATGGTGATTACAGCTCTCATTCTGCCTGGAGAGCTCTTGAGTTGGCTATGTTGTGTGCAAACCCTTCTTCAGAAAAACGACCAAACATGTCCCAAGTTGCTTTCGAGTTAAAAGAGTGTCTTACTTCTGAAATCTCGATGAAAAGTAAAGATCAAGACATGGACTCTCAAAGTTCCCCTGAAGTAAGCATGAGCTGTGACACCAAGGGTTTGCCTAGTGCAAGGTAG
- the LOC106299426 gene encoding transcription factor PRE3-like, producing MSGRRSRSRQSSGISEDQINDLIIKLQQLLPELRNSRRSDKVSASRVLQETCNYIRNLHREVDDLSERLSELLANTDTAQAALIRSLLTQ from the exons ATGTCAGGAAGAAGATCACGTTCGAGACAATCATCGGGGATCTCAGAAGATCAGATCAACGATCTCATTATCAAGTTGCAGCAGCTTCTTCCTGAGCTCAGGAACAGTCGTCGCTCGGACAAG GTTTCAGCATCGAGAGTGTTACAAGAGACGTGCAACTACATAAGGAATCTGCATAGAGAGGTTGACGATCTGAGTGAGAGACTATCTGAGTTACTCGCGAACACAGACACTGCTCAAGCTGCTTTAATCAGAAGTTTACTTACCCAATAA
- the LOC106300256 gene encoding putative receptor-like protein kinase At3g46340 isoform X2: MESPRGILLVALIATFAVIHFSQAEDQEGFISLDCGLPPSEASPYIEPDTGLWFSSDSDFIQSGKIGRIDASLPKTLKSYVTLRYFPEGIRNCYNLSVKQGTNYLMRVTALYGNYDGLNITPKFDLYVGPNFWVMIDLEKRISGQTEEIIYIPRSNSLDLCLVKTGPTTPIISSLELRPLANNLYITESGALKGFKRYYLTSSDTILSYPNDVSDRIWEPKFDPEWKHISTTLEANNSNGFAVPQNVLKTAVVPANATARFNITEELDFPGDEIYLYIHFSEVQSLQMNESREFDIFWNDQQFDKTISPEYLKATTIKSTTPVTCKGGVCNLELIRTTNSTLPPLLNAIELYAVVKFHQLETNENDVVAIRKIKERYGLNRITWQGDPCVPQKFLWDNLNCSSTDTSRPPRITYLNLTSSGLKGFIAAAIQNLTHLEKLDLSNNNLTGEIPGFLADMKSLMLINLSKNNLIGFIPQALLERESEGLTLFVDGENRCLSGSCVTEKKFPVKTAAFVSSATALVIMVILVLIFVFKKKKSSTNISEISIDMKRKKFTYSEVMEMTNNLERPLGEGGFGIVYHGVINGSQQVAVKLLSQSSRQGHKEFKAEVELLLRVHHINLVSLVGCCDERDHLALIYEYMSNGDLKHHLSGKQGSSVLKWSTRLQIAIDAALGLEYLHNGCRPSMVHRDVKSTNILLDEKFSAKLADFGLSRSFQFGDEYHVSTDVAGTPGYLDPEYYRTGRLAEMSDVYSFGILLLEIITNQRVLDQTREKSHIGEWTAFMLNRGDITGIMDLNLHGDYSSHSAWRALELAMLCANPSSEKRPNMSQVAFELKECLTSEISMKSKDQDMDSQSSPEVSMSCDTKGLPSAR, from the exons ATGGAGAGTCCTCGTGGGATTTTGTTGGTCGCACTTATTGCAACTTTCGCTGTTATTCACTTTTCTCAAGCTGAAGATCAAGAAG GGTTCATCAGTTTGGATTGCGGTTTACCCCCGAGTGAAGCGTCACCATATATAGAGCCAGATACTGGACTATGGTTCTCATCGGACTCGGACTTCATCCAAAGTGGAAAGATTGGGAGGATCGATGCAAGTCTACCCAAGACTCTAAAGTCATACGTGACCCTTAGGTACTTTCCAGAAGGGATACGCAACTGTTATAATCTTAGTGTGAAGCAAGGGACCAATTATCTGATGAGAGTTACAGCTCTATATGGAAATTATGACGGTCTTAATATTACTCCTAAGTTTGACTTATACGTTGGTCCTAACTTTTGGGTAATGATAGACCTAGAGAAAAGGATAAGCGGTCAAACCGAGGAGATCATTTACATCCCAAGATCAAACTCCTTGGATTTGTGTCTTGTTAAGACAGGCCCGACCACGCCAATAATTTCATCCTTGGAACTAAGGCCGCTAGCAAATAATCTTTATATCACTGAATCTGGCGCACTGAAGGGTTTCAAGCGATACTATCTTACCAGTTCAGATACCATTCTGTC GTACCCAAATGACGTCAGCGACAGAATATGGGAACCAAAATTTGATCCAGAGTGGAAGCATATTTCCACCACTCTGGAAGCAAACAACTCCAATGGTTTTGCTGTACCACAGAATGTACTCAAGACCGCGGTTGTACCTGCCAATGCTACTGCACGGTTTAATATTACCGAGGAGCTTGATTTCCCTGGCGACGAAATTTACTTGTACATCCATTTCTCTGAGGTCCAATCATTACAGATGAATGAATCTAGAGAGTTTGATATTTTTTGGAATGACCAACAGTTTGACAAAACGATAAGCCCTGAATATTTGAAGGCCACGACAATTAAGTCCACAACACCAGTCACTTGCAAAGGAGGAGTATGCAACTTAGAGCTGATAAGAACTACAAACTCTACTCTCCCACCTCTTCTCAATGCCATCGAACTTTATGCCGTCGTCAAATTTCACCAACTGGAAACAAATGAAAATGATG TTGTTGCTATCCGAAAAATCAAAGAAAGATATGGATTGAATAGAATCACATGGCAAGGAGATCCATGCGTCCCCCAGAAGTTTTTATGGGACAATCTAAATTGCAGCAGCACAGATACATCTAGACCACCAAGAATCACTTATTT GAATTTGACTTCCAGCGGGTTGAAAGGATTCATAGCAGCTGCAATTCAAAATCTTACCCATCTTGAAAAGTT GGACTTGTCAAATAACAATCTCACTGGAGAAATTCCTGGATTTCTGGCTGATATGAAGTCTTTAATGCTCAT AAACTTGAGCAAGAACAATCTGATTGGTTTCATCCCACAAGCCCTTCTTGAAAGAGAAAGTGAAGGGCTAACGTTATT TGTTGATGGAGAGAATCGTTGTTTATCTGGCTCATGTGTCACAGAGAAGAAATTTCCAGTAAAAACTGCTGCATTTGTTTCTTCGGCTACTGCCTTGGTTATTATGGTGATTCTTGTTCTCATTTTTGTGTTTAAGAAGAAAAAAT CATCTACTAATATATCCGAAATATCAATCGATATGAAAAGAAAAAAATTTACTTACTCAGAGGTGATGGAAATGACAAACAACTTGGAAAGACCACTTGGTGAAGGAGGGTTTGGCATTGTTTATCATGGTGTCATAAATGGCTCACAACAGGTAGCCGTCAAACTACTTTCCCAATCATCAAGACAAGGCCATAAAGAGTTCAAGGCAGAG GTCGAACTTTTGTTGAGAGTTCACCACATCAACTTAGTAAGCCTTGTCGGATGTTGCGACGAACGAGATCATTTGGCTCTCATATATGAATACATGTCCAACGGAGACCTAAAACATCATTTGTCAG GAAAACAAGGCAGCTCTGTTCTGAAGTGGAGTACTCGACTACAAATAGCCATCGATGCTGCACTAG GACTAGAGTACTTACATAATGGATGTCGGCCATCGATGGTGCATAGAGATGTCAAAAGTACAAATATATTGTTGGATGAGAAATTCTCTGCCAAACTTGCGGATTTTGGACTTTCCAGATCTTTCCAATTCGGAGATGAGTATCATGTTTCGACTGATGTTGCTGGTACCCCTGGATATCTTGATCCCGA ATATTACAGAACAGGTCGATTGGCGGAAATGAGTGATGTTTATAGTTTTGGAATTTTATTATTGGAGATAATCACAAACCAACGCGTGCTTGACCAAACTCGTGAAAAGTCACACATAGGAGAATGGACAGCATTTATGCTTAATAGAGGAGATATTACTGGAATCATGGATCTTAACCTTCATGGTGATTACAGCTCTCATTCTGCCTGGAGAGCTCTTGAGTTGGCTATGTTGTGTGCAAACCCTTCTTCAGAAAAACGACCAAACATGTCCCAAGTTGCTTTCGAGTTAAAAGAGTGTCTTACTTCTGAAATCTCGATGAAAAGTAAAGATCAAGACATGGACTCTCAAAGTTCCCCTGAAGTAAGCATGAGCTGTGACACCAAGGGTTTGCCTAGTGCAAGGTAG
- the LOC106300256 gene encoding putative receptor-like protein kinase At3g46340 isoform X1, with translation MESPRGILLVALIATFAVIHFSQAEDQEGFISLDCGLPPSEASPYIEPDTGLWFSSDSDFIQSGKIGRIDASLPKTLKSYVTLRYFPEGIRNCYNLSVKQGTNYLMRVTALYGNYDGLNITPKFDLYVGPNFWVMIDLEKRISGQTEEIIYIPRSNSLDLCLVKTGPTTPIISSLELRPLANNLYITESGALKGFKRYYLTSSDTILSYPNDVSDRIWEPKFDPEWKHISTTLEANNSNGFAVPQNVLKTAVVPANATARFNITEELDFPGDEIYLYIHFSEVQSLQMNESREFDIFWNDQQFDKTISPEYLKATTIKSTTPVTCKGGVCNLELIRTTNSTLPPLLNAIELYAVVKFHQLETNENDVVAIRKIKERYGLNRITWQGDPCVPQKFLWDNLNCSSTDTSRPPRITYLNLTSSGLKGFIAAAIQNLTHLEKLDLSNNNLTGEIPGFLADMKSLMLINLSKNNLIGFIPQALLERESEGLTLFVDGENRCLSGSCVTEKKFPVKTAAFVSSATALVIMVILVLIFVFKKKKSPNSEALPPSSIKPSANVASTNISEISIDMKRKKFTYSEVMEMTNNLERPLGEGGFGIVYHGVINGSQQVAVKLLSQSSRQGHKEFKAEVELLLRVHHINLVSLVGCCDERDHLALIYEYMSNGDLKHHLSGKQGSSVLKWSTRLQIAIDAALGLEYLHNGCRPSMVHRDVKSTNILLDEKFSAKLADFGLSRSFQFGDEYHVSTDVAGTPGYLDPEYYRTGRLAEMSDVYSFGILLLEIITNQRVLDQTREKSHIGEWTAFMLNRGDITGIMDLNLHGDYSSHSAWRALELAMLCANPSSEKRPNMSQVAFELKECLTSEISMKSKDQDMDSQSSPEVSMSCDTKGLPSAR, from the exons ATGGAGAGTCCTCGTGGGATTTTGTTGGTCGCACTTATTGCAACTTTCGCTGTTATTCACTTTTCTCAAGCTGAAGATCAAGAAG GGTTCATCAGTTTGGATTGCGGTTTACCCCCGAGTGAAGCGTCACCATATATAGAGCCAGATACTGGACTATGGTTCTCATCGGACTCGGACTTCATCCAAAGTGGAAAGATTGGGAGGATCGATGCAAGTCTACCCAAGACTCTAAAGTCATACGTGACCCTTAGGTACTTTCCAGAAGGGATACGCAACTGTTATAATCTTAGTGTGAAGCAAGGGACCAATTATCTGATGAGAGTTACAGCTCTATATGGAAATTATGACGGTCTTAATATTACTCCTAAGTTTGACTTATACGTTGGTCCTAACTTTTGGGTAATGATAGACCTAGAGAAAAGGATAAGCGGTCAAACCGAGGAGATCATTTACATCCCAAGATCAAACTCCTTGGATTTGTGTCTTGTTAAGACAGGCCCGACCACGCCAATAATTTCATCCTTGGAACTAAGGCCGCTAGCAAATAATCTTTATATCACTGAATCTGGCGCACTGAAGGGTTTCAAGCGATACTATCTTACCAGTTCAGATACCATTCTGTC GTACCCAAATGACGTCAGCGACAGAATATGGGAACCAAAATTTGATCCAGAGTGGAAGCATATTTCCACCACTCTGGAAGCAAACAACTCCAATGGTTTTGCTGTACCACAGAATGTACTCAAGACCGCGGTTGTACCTGCCAATGCTACTGCACGGTTTAATATTACCGAGGAGCTTGATTTCCCTGGCGACGAAATTTACTTGTACATCCATTTCTCTGAGGTCCAATCATTACAGATGAATGAATCTAGAGAGTTTGATATTTTTTGGAATGACCAACAGTTTGACAAAACGATAAGCCCTGAATATTTGAAGGCCACGACAATTAAGTCCACAACACCAGTCACTTGCAAAGGAGGAGTATGCAACTTAGAGCTGATAAGAACTACAAACTCTACTCTCCCACCTCTTCTCAATGCCATCGAACTTTATGCCGTCGTCAAATTTCACCAACTGGAAACAAATGAAAATGATG TTGTTGCTATCCGAAAAATCAAAGAAAGATATGGATTGAATAGAATCACATGGCAAGGAGATCCATGCGTCCCCCAGAAGTTTTTATGGGACAATCTAAATTGCAGCAGCACAGATACATCTAGACCACCAAGAATCACTTATTT GAATTTGACTTCCAGCGGGTTGAAAGGATTCATAGCAGCTGCAATTCAAAATCTTACCCATCTTGAAAAGTT GGACTTGTCAAATAACAATCTCACTGGAGAAATTCCTGGATTTCTGGCTGATATGAAGTCTTTAATGCTCAT AAACTTGAGCAAGAACAATCTGATTGGTTTCATCCCACAAGCCCTTCTTGAAAGAGAAAGTGAAGGGCTAACGTTATT TGTTGATGGAGAGAATCGTTGTTTATCTGGCTCATGTGTCACAGAGAAGAAATTTCCAGTAAAAACTGCTGCATTTGTTTCTTCGGCTACTGCCTTGGTTATTATGGTGATTCTTGTTCTCATTTTTGTGTTTAAGAAGAAAAAATCACCAAATTCAGAAG CTCTACCACCATCATCAATTAAGCCGAGTGCGAACGTTGCATCTACTAATATATCCGAAATATCAATCGATATGAAAAGAAAAAAATTTACTTACTCAGAGGTGATGGAAATGACAAACAACTTGGAAAGACCACTTGGTGAAGGAGGGTTTGGCATTGTTTATCATGGTGTCATAAATGGCTCACAACAGGTAGCCGTCAAACTACTTTCCCAATCATCAAGACAAGGCCATAAAGAGTTCAAGGCAGAG GTCGAACTTTTGTTGAGAGTTCACCACATCAACTTAGTAAGCCTTGTCGGATGTTGCGACGAACGAGATCATTTGGCTCTCATATATGAATACATGTCCAACGGAGACCTAAAACATCATTTGTCAG GAAAACAAGGCAGCTCTGTTCTGAAGTGGAGTACTCGACTACAAATAGCCATCGATGCTGCACTAG GACTAGAGTACTTACATAATGGATGTCGGCCATCGATGGTGCATAGAGATGTCAAAAGTACAAATATATTGTTGGATGAGAAATTCTCTGCCAAACTTGCGGATTTTGGACTTTCCAGATCTTTCCAATTCGGAGATGAGTATCATGTTTCGACTGATGTTGCTGGTACCCCTGGATATCTTGATCCCGA ATATTACAGAACAGGTCGATTGGCGGAAATGAGTGATGTTTATAGTTTTGGAATTTTATTATTGGAGATAATCACAAACCAACGCGTGCTTGACCAAACTCGTGAAAAGTCACACATAGGAGAATGGACAGCATTTATGCTTAATAGAGGAGATATTACTGGAATCATGGATCTTAACCTTCATGGTGATTACAGCTCTCATTCTGCCTGGAGAGCTCTTGAGTTGGCTATGTTGTGTGCAAACCCTTCTTCAGAAAAACGACCAAACATGTCCCAAGTTGCTTTCGAGTTAAAAGAGTGTCTTACTTCTGAAATCTCGATGAAAAGTAAAGATCAAGACATGGACTCTCAAAGTTCCCCTGAAGTAAGCATGAGCTGTGACACCAAGGGTTTGCCTAGTGCAAGGTAG